In the Sulfitobacter pacificus genome, one interval contains:
- a CDS encoding TRAP transporter substrate-binding protein: MDRRSFLKTSALGGTAAAATTLAAPVYAQGKKTLTMVTSWPRGFAVLDDAATYLNNMVNEMSDGTLTIDKKAPGELVGAFEVFDAVSSGQADMYHSADYYFIGQHPAYAYYTAVPFGGTAQELTNWYHHGGGHDLHNELGEIFNLKSFLAGNSGSQSGGWFRNEIGSAADFNGLKFRMPGLGGKVLGKLGASVQNIPGGELYQALSSGALDGLEWVGPFADERAGFQEVAKVYYTAGFHEPGSGLACAVNLDVFNELSPAHQKIIEYATMATTHIQLAETLANNGAALSRLQQQGVKTMQFSDDVWDAFGAASSEVMDENMGDDLFARTRESFEASLTSSAEWLSKSDAFYVEQRERVRNKG, from the coding sequence ATGGATCGTCGTTCATTTCTGAAGACATCTGCCCTCGGTGGTACCGCCGCCGCCGCAACAACACTTGCCGCACCAGTTTACGCACAAGGCAAGAAGACACTGACAATGGTCACATCCTGGCCGCGCGGTTTTGCCGTGCTGGACGATGCGGCAACCTATCTGAACAACATGGTCAACGAGATGTCTGACGGCACCCTGACCATCGACAAAAAAGCCCCGGGTGAACTGGTTGGTGCTTTCGAAGTATTTGACGCGGTATCTTCCGGTCAGGCCGACATGTACCACTCCGCTGACTATTATTTCATCGGCCAGCACCCGGCCTATGCCTATTACACTGCCGTTCCTTTCGGCGGCACAGCACAAGAGCTGACCAACTGGTACCACCACGGTGGCGGCCATGACCTGCACAACGAACTGGGCGAGATCTTTAACCTCAAGTCCTTCCTCGCCGGTAACTCCGGTTCACAGTCCGGTGGTTGGTTCCGCAATGAAATCGGTTCTGCCGCAGACTTCAACGGTCTGAAATTCCGTATGCCGGGCCTTGGTGGTAAGGTTCTGGGTAAACTGGGCGCATCTGTTCAGAACATCCCGGGTGGCGAACTGTATCAGGCGCTGTCTTCCGGTGCTCTGGACGGTCTGGAGTGGGTTGGCCCGTTTGCAGACGAACGCGCCGGCTTCCAGGAAGTGGCAAAAGTATACTACACAGCGGGCTTCCACGAGCCGGGTTCCGGTCTGGCTTGCGCTGTGAACCTTGATGTCTTCAACGAGCTGTCCCCAGCGCACCAGAAGATCATTGAATATGCGACAATGGCGACCACCCACATTCAGCTGGCCGAGACATTGGCCAACAACGGTGCGGCGCTTTCACGTTTGCAGCAGCAAGGTGTGAAAACCATGCAGTTCTCTGACGATGTCTGGGATGCATTCGGTGCGGCCTCTTCCGAGGTCATGGATGAAAACATGGGCGATGACCTGTTCGCACGGACACGCGAAAGCTTTGAAGCCTCGCTGACCTCTTCTGCGGAATGGCTGTCCAAGTCTGACGCCTTCTACGTTGAGCAGCGCGAGCGTGTGCGCAACAAAGGCTAA
- a CDS encoding RDD family protein, translating to MTPDPDTQPQFYTGVPTKRLVAWILDMVLIVLICLAMLPVTAFIGILFFPFLMLIVGFLYRVATLTGGSATWGMRLLSLEIRQGDDRPLDGATAFLHTLGYSVSLALPVLQLISIVLMLTSARRQGLTDMVLGTVALNKRQ from the coding sequence ATGACCCCTGATCCAGATACCCAACCGCAATTTTACACAGGCGTCCCCACCAAACGGCTTGTGGCATGGATCCTTGATATGGTCCTGATTGTTCTGATCTGTCTGGCCATGCTGCCCGTCACGGCCTTCATCGGCATCTTGTTTTTCCCCTTTCTGATGTTGATCGTCGGATTTCTGTACCGCGTTGCCACCTTGACCGGCGGGTCGGCCACTTGGGGCATGCGCCTTTTGTCACTGGAAATCCGTCAGGGCGACGACCGCCCATTGGATGGCGCAACTGCGTTTTTACACACGCTGGGATATTCCGTGTCCCTTGCGCTCCCCGTTTTGCAACTTATCTCGATTGTGCTGATGCTGACCTCGGCGCGCCGTCAAGGGTTGACCGATATGGTGCTGGGGACCGTTGCCCTGAACAAACGCCAATAG
- a CDS encoding cache domain-containing protein, translating into MRRFFRSFVLSYAQKLTLLAAIPLIVAVAAIAMIVALQARALAEREIFTLEAQLIEAKKAELRNYVTQARNGFYFIYGNAAPDDEEAKQRVAQILSAMIYGDEGQFFVYDYEGTQLVSPRQTDRINRNWRGQTDSEGTEIVDALIRIAREGAGHHSYLWPKPSTGEEARMITYVTSFPSWQWAVGTGVFIDDVLASVASARADVEARVQRTFVYIGGITLAALFVVFATGMGVNLRERRLADAKLKKLTERVFDAQEEERGRVARELHDGISQILVGVRYALDSARRRLERGDAKAAEPLAKGIDSLGEAIIEVRRISRDLRPGVLDDLGLGPAIKTLVEEFEARTGITGRFETAVFRNRLDDEAKIALYRIAQEALTNIERHAGADQIDVSLRGHRHGATLLIRDNGCGIATSPSATSSGLGLRNMQERMEQVNGKLVVRIGKTGGTTIEATVPLSHMLPPESSEHPKVAAE; encoded by the coding sequence ATGCGGCGTTTCTTTCGTTCCTTTGTCCTCAGCTATGCGCAAAAGCTTACGCTTTTGGCGGCGATTCCGCTGATTGTCGCGGTTGCAGCCATTGCCATGATCGTCGCACTTCAGGCCCGCGCCCTTGCCGAACGCGAGATTTTCACGCTTGAGGCGCAGCTGATCGAGGCCAAAAAAGCAGAGCTGCGCAATTACGTAACTCAGGCCCGCAACGGGTTCTACTTTATCTACGGCAATGCGGCCCCGGATGATGAGGAAGCCAAACAGCGGGTGGCACAGATCCTGTCTGCGATGATCTACGGCGATGAGGGGCAATTCTTTGTCTATGACTACGAAGGAACCCAATTGGTCAGCCCACGACAGACTGATCGGATTAACCGAAACTGGCGGGGTCAGACCGATAGCGAAGGTACAGAAATTGTCGACGCGCTGATCCGCATTGCCCGAGAAGGCGCAGGCCATCACAGCTATCTCTGGCCAAAACCCAGCACCGGAGAAGAAGCGCGGATGATCACCTATGTGACCTCTTTTCCATCCTGGCAATGGGCAGTTGGGACCGGTGTGTTTATCGACGATGTGTTGGCATCGGTGGCCAGTGCGCGGGCCGATGTCGAGGCGCGGGTGCAACGCACCTTTGTCTATATCGGCGGCATCACCCTGGCGGCCTTGTTTGTGGTCTTTGCCACAGGCATGGGGGTGAATCTGCGCGAACGCCGCCTTGCTGATGCCAAGTTGAAAAAGCTGACCGAACGGGTGTTTGACGCGCAGGAAGAGGAACGCGGCCGCGTGGCACGGGAGCTACATGACGGGATCAGCCAGATCCTTGTTGGTGTACGCTATGCGCTGGACAGCGCGCGGCGGCGTCTGGAGCGGGGGGATGCCAAGGCGGCGGAACCTTTGGCCAAGGGGATCGACAGTCTGGGCGAGGCCATCATTGAGGTGCGCCGGATCAGCCGCGATCTGCGCCCCGGCGTGCTGGATGATCTGGGGCTTGGCCCCGCGATCAAAACCCTTGTTGAAGAATTCGAGGCCCGCACCGGCATCACAGGTCGATTTGAAACGGCGGTGTTTCGCAACCGTCTGGACGATGAAGCGAAGATTGCCCTTTACCGCATCGCCCAAGAGGCCCTGACCAATATAGAACGTCACGCCGGGGCAGATCAGATTGACGTCAGTCTGCGCGGGCACCGGCATGGCGCAACCTTGTTGATCCGGGACAATGGCTGCGGGATCGCAACAAGCCCCTCTGCCACCTCATCCGGGCTGGGCCTGCGCAATATGCAGGAACGCATGGAGCAAGTGAACGGCAAATTGGTGGTGCGCATCGGCAAGACAGGCGGCACCACTATTGAAGCCACGGTGCCTTTAAGCCATATGCTTCCGCCGGAAAGCTCAGAACATCCCAAGGTTGCTGCTGAATGA
- a CDS encoding arginyltransferase — translation MRHTLPLTPQFYVTAPQPCPYLEGRMERKLFTALQGENAGALNDSLSAQGFRRSQNVLYRPSCADCASCLSARIDVAAFTASRSQRRTLARNRGLERRATSPWATEEQYELFRRYLDSRHADGGMADMDVFEFAAMVEETPIRSRVIEYIDKDSRDLAGVCLTDVLGDGLSMVYSFYTPDRPKDGLGNYIILDHIDIARSAGLPYVYLGYWVPGSQKMGYKAKFSGLEVYFGGQWQKLKNPEGFEPEQHPLGNDPIAEQVANIALPDMAQKRR, via the coding sequence ATGCGCCACACACTCCCGCTAACGCCACAGTTCTATGTCACCGCGCCGCAACCCTGCCCTTATCTTGAAGGCCGGATGGAGCGGAAACTCTTCACGGCGCTGCAGGGTGAAAATGCGGGGGCCCTAAACGACAGCCTTTCTGCACAGGGATTCCGGCGTTCGCAGAATGTGCTCTACCGCCCCTCCTGTGCTGATTGCGCATCCTGCCTGTCCGCACGGATTGACGTTGCCGCCTTCACGGCCAGCCGCAGCCAGCGCCGCACCCTTGCACGCAACAGGGGACTGGAACGGCGCGCCACCTCCCCCTGGGCCACAGAAGAACAATACGAGCTGTTTCGCAGGTATCTGGACAGCCGCCATGCGGATGGTGGTATGGCAGATATGGATGTATTCGAATTCGCCGCCATGGTCGAGGAAACCCCGATCCGCAGCCGGGTGATTGAATATATCGACAAGGACAGCCGTGATCTGGCCGGGGTCTGCCTGACGGATGTGCTGGGGGACGGGCTAAGCATGGTCTATTCCTTCTACACACCTGATCGCCCCAAGGATGGGCTGGGCAATTATATCATTCTGGATCACATCGACATCGCCCGCAGCGCCGGTCTGCCCTACGTCTATCTTGGCTATTGGGTCCCGGGCAGCCAGAAAATGGGCTATAAGGCCAAGTTTTCAGGGCTTGAAGTCTATTTTGGCGGCCAATGGCAGAAGCTGAAAAACCCCGAGGGTTTCGAACCTGAACAACACCCGCTTGGCAATGATCCCATTGCCGAACAGGTTGCCAATATCGCCCTGCCCGACATGGCACAGAAACGGCGCTAA
- a CDS encoding DUF2852 domain-containing protein yields the protein MNTLASEQTFAPRPNWFARTENWLDEKGKGAWIAAMVLGFIFFWPVGLALLAYMIWSKRMFSGKSCAQRRSRTVMSTRSTGNSAFDSYKADTLRRLEEEQNNFEAFLERLREAKDKAEFDQFMDDRAKREDAD from the coding sequence ATGAACACACTCGCATCCGAGCAGACCTTTGCGCCGCGGCCCAATTGGTTTGCGCGCACCGAAAACTGGTTGGACGAAAAGGGCAAAGGCGCATGGATCGCCGCGATGGTCCTTGGGTTCATCTTTTTCTGGCCCGTTGGCCTTGCCCTTCTTGCCTATATGATCTGGAGTAAACGTATGTTTTCTGGCAAATCCTGCGCACAGCGTCGCAGCCGCACCGTGATGTCCACCCGCAGCACCGGCAATTCGGCCTTTGACTCCTATAAAGCTGACACTCTGCGCCGCCTGGAGGAAGAGCAAAACAACTTTGAAGCCTTCCTTGAACGTCTGCGCGAAGCCAAGGACAAGGCCGAATTCGACCAGTTCATGGATGATCGCGCAAAACGCGAAGACGCTGACTAA
- a CDS encoding TRAP transporter large permease produces the protein MFFGLDGVEVGLIIVFVCLFGGILSGFPVAFAIGGAGIISFAIIAALDSAGLLIHQAIDTSSDAYRALVNSGVKEDTVSLFRYPDLPRVAISVFPDGWETALDRNVSFIVNRMNERVLAGQSIETLLAVLMFVLMGITLERSKIADDLLTTMAKVFGPLPGGLAVSVVVVGAFLAASTGIVGATVVTMGLLALPTMLRNNYSPEIATGVIAASGTLGQIIPPSIVIVLLGTLAGDLYSAAQEARAQTAGCTDALTLLGEPAVVSVGTLFQAALLPGIMLALLYALYAFGYALLNPEKAPAVTMGSTNSEAITRNEAFTWFLGAPVLLIVGTIFLGNLGVVGSQSTTVSSFSDIGEAASLRTNVGEECQASMIELHGQEAWDKALAEQKVIEEAGGLAQSEKLSDEDLAAKQAAKIADAAPIGTGVAILLVLLSLFLTTGRGVSPSSDTRPLIIGGLGVVLAVLVDILLIGPTTSAGVMVVLMAIPFALILYGVVYATKLCAANELIRVVFPPLMLIVAVLGSILGGITNPTPAAALGAGGAIMLAAYRKLRDEDRSPKVIIWSTLAIIVCILVGVNFDLRINQDDVSFESWFAFFVAYGAYLYAVFGLLFSCWILFTHGVLTPVVRETAKVTSMVFTILIGSQLLNLVVISFGGEHYIQQFLKSFDNELTVFLLVMLVLFVLGFVLDFLEIIYIVVPIVGPVIYGGTFDPKWVTIMIAVNLQTSFLTPPFGFALFYLRGVAPASVTTQHIYRGIVPFVLIQVAGLAILWFFPAIVTIVPDLIP, from the coding sequence ATGTTTTTTGGTCTCGACGGGGTCGAAGTTGGCCTGATTATTGTATTTGTCTGCCTGTTCGGCGGCATCCTTTCCGGCTTTCCAGTGGCCTTTGCCATTGGTGGCGCGGGGATCATCTCCTTCGCCATCATCGCGGCGCTGGATTCAGCGGGGTTGCTGATACATCAGGCCATCGACACCTCCTCTGATGCCTATCGCGCCTTGGTTAACTCCGGGGTGAAAGAAGATACGGTGTCACTGTTCAGATACCCGGATCTACCGCGGGTTGCGATTTCGGTGTTTCCTGACGGCTGGGAAACTGCGCTGGACCGCAATGTTTCCTTTATCGTCAACCGCATGAACGAACGTGTTCTGGCGGGGCAGTCGATCGAGACATTGCTGGCGGTTTTGATGTTTGTCCTGATGGGCATCACGCTGGAACGCTCCAAAATTGCGGATGATCTGCTGACCACAATGGCCAAGGTTTTCGGACCGCTGCCCGGTGGTCTGGCTGTGTCTGTTGTGGTTGTGGGGGCCTTCCTTGCGGCCTCGACCGGCATTGTCGGTGCGACGGTGGTGACCATGGGTCTTCTGGCCCTGCCGACCATGTTGCGCAACAATTATTCCCCGGAAATCGCCACCGGTGTCATCGCGGCATCCGGCACATTGGGGCAGATCATTCCGCCCTCGATTGTGATTGTTCTGCTGGGCACTTTGGCGGGGGATCTCTATTCCGCCGCGCAAGAGGCCCGCGCGCAGACTGCGGGCTGTACCGATGCTTTGACCCTGTTGGGCGAGCCGGCGGTTGTATCGGTGGGGACGCTGTTTCAGGCAGCCCTGTTGCCCGGTATCATGCTGGCGCTGCTCTATGCGCTTTATGCCTTTGGCTATGCCTTGCTGAACCCTGAAAAGGCACCGGCGGTTACCATGGGATCAACCAATTCCGAAGCGATCACACGCAATGAAGCCTTCACATGGTTCCTCGGCGCACCGGTGCTGTTGATTGTGGGGACGATTTTCCTTGGCAACCTTGGTGTTGTCGGCAGCCAGTCGACCACAGTTTCAAGCTTCTCTGACATTGGTGAAGCGGCCAGCCTGCGCACCAATGTAGGAGAGGAATGTCAGGCTTCGATGATCGAATTGCACGGGCAGGAGGCCTGGGACAAGGCGCTTGCCGAGCAGAAGGTGATTGAAGAGGCCGGCGGCCTTGCACAGTCCGAAAAGCTGAGTGATGAGGATCTTGCTGCCAAACAAGCTGCAAAGATTGCGGATGCGGCCCCCATCGGAACCGGCGTTGCCATTCTGCTGGTGCTGTTGTCGCTGTTCCTGACCACAGGGCGTGGCGTGTCGCCATCTTCTGATACCCGGCCGCTGATCATTGGTGGTCTGGGTGTGGTGCTGGCCGTGCTGGTCGATATTCTGTTGATCGGACCGACCACCTCGGCCGGGGTGATGGTTGTACTGATGGCGATCCCCTTTGCCTTGATCCTTTACGGGGTGGTCTATGCCACCAAGCTATGCGCCGCGAACGAGCTGATCCGTGTGGTCTTCCCACCGCTGATGCTGATCGTTGCCGTGCTGGGGTCGATCCTTGGCGGTATCACCAATCCAACACCGGCTGCGGCCCTTGGGGCAGGTGGTGCGATCATGCTGGCGGCCTATCGCAAGCTGCGCGACGAGGACCGTTCGCCCAAGGTGATCATCTGGTCCACACTGGCCATTATCGTCTGTATTCTGGTCGGGGTGAACTTTGACCTGCGGATCAATCAGGACGATGTGTCCTTTGAAAGCTGGTTCGCTTTCTTCGTGGCCTATGGTGCCTATCTCTATGCGGTGTTTGGTCTGCTGTTCTCTTGCTGGATCCTGTTCACCCATGGCGTTCTGACACCGGTTGTGCGTGAAACCGCCAAGGTAACATCGATGGTGTTTACCATTCTGATCGGTTCGCAATTGCTCAATCTGGTGGTGATTAGTTTTGGCGGCGAACATTACATTCAGCAGTTCCTCAAGTCGTTTGACAATGAGCTGACGGTCTTCCTGCTGGTGATGCTGGTCCTGTTTGTTTTGGGTTTCGTGCTGGATTTCCTTGAAATCATCTACATCGTGGTGCCGATTGTCGGGCCGGTGATCTATGGCGGGACCTTTGATCCCAAATGGGTGACCATCATGATTGCGGTGAACCTGCAGACCTCCTTCCTGACGCCGCCCTTCGGCTTTGCCTTGTTCTACCTGCGCGGGGTTGCCCCGGCGAGCGTCACAACACAGCATATCTATCGTGGGATTGTGCCTTTTGTCCTGATCCAGGTTGCCGGTCTGGCGATCCTGTGGTTCTTCCCGGCGATTGTGACCATTGTGCCGGATCTGATCCCCTAG
- a CDS encoding TRAP transporter small permease subunit — protein MADDVVCSGFFRAAEGAKLSCLDKFQDSGGLQYILGNFVEAPYNLFAALFQPALWLNWTDPQAMMRFIYYGASTELFFVLTLILIIITGIAMRRREMMWSMVRGLEWFGNGVGRLFAWAGLIMVLQQIIIVFMQRIFTRPDISIGFGIPLQFDISWFAEELKLFNALVVCLCVSYTFVQGGHVRVDLFYAGAKFRTKKIVDMFGALFFMIPFAVVTWLYGWFFMWRHLVTPNPSASDSLDLLLRKARVLKWNVETIGFSPNGFNGYFIFKILLCLFCVMVILQAIAVFYRSWCEFKEGSESEGKYLDRDTLGEGEEAYEGTH, from the coding sequence ATGGCCGACGATGTGGTGTGTTCGGGATTTTTCCGTGCAGCTGAGGGTGCCAAGCTCAGCTGTCTTGATAAGTTCCAGGATTCTGGCGGGCTCCAGTATATTTTAGGGAACTTCGTAGAAGCCCCTTACAACCTGTTTGCGGCGCTTTTTCAGCCTGCGCTCTGGTTGAATTGGACTGATCCGCAAGCGATGATGCGCTTCATCTATTACGGGGCCTCTACAGAGCTGTTTTTTGTTCTGACGCTGATCCTGATCATCATCACCGGCATCGCCATGCGTCGCCGCGAGATGATGTGGTCAATGGTGCGCGGTCTGGAATGGTTCGGCAACGGTGTTGGCCGTCTGTTCGCCTGGGCCGGGCTGATCATGGTGCTGCAACAGATCATCATCGTCTTTATGCAGCGGATTTTCACACGGCCTGACATTTCGATCGGCTTTGGCATCCCATTGCAGTTTGACATCTCTTGGTTTGCGGAAGAATTGAAACTTTTCAACGCCTTGGTGGTCTGTCTTTGTGTCTCCTACACCTTTGTACAGGGCGGCCATGTGCGGGTTGATCTGTTCTATGCCGGTGCAAAGTTCCGCACCAAAAAGATCGTCGATATGTTCGGCGCGTTGTTTTTCATGATCCCCTTTGCGGTCGTGACCTGGCTCTACGGCTGGTTCTTCATGTGGCGCCATCTGGTCACGCCGAACCCCTCTGCCTCTGACTCACTGGATCTGCTGCTGCGCAAGGCGCGGGTGCTGAAATGGAATGTTGAAACCATCGGCTTCTCGCCAAATGGCTTTAACGGTTACTTTATCTTCAAAATCCTGCTGTGCCTGTTCTGCGTCATGGTGATTTTGCAAGCCATCGCCGTCTTCTATCGCAGCTGGTGCGAATTCAAGGAAGGCTCCGAGTCCGAGGGTAAATATCTCGACAGGGATACCCTTGGCGAAGGCGAAGAAGCATATGAGGGAACACACTGA